TTTGGGGCTTTTGGTGTCAGTTTTGGGGGATTTTGCTGTCAATTTGGGGTTTTTGGCGTCACTTTCGGGGCTTTTTGGTGTCCCTTTGGGCGTCTCGGCGTCAGTTTGCGGGCCCCGCTGCGGCCCAGGCTCATTCCGACGAtgccccccccgcctccccccttATGCTAATGATATGCAAATGAGCAGGAAGGCGCAGGAGAGCCAGAAGGagatgaagctgctgctggacaTGTACAAGTCGGCGCCCAAGGAGCAGCGCGACAAGGTGCAGCTGATGGCGGCCGAGAGGAAGAGCAAGGCCGAGGTGAGGCCCGGCGGCCCTTAACGAGGCGCTAATTAGAAGCCGGGACGCTAACGAGATGCTAATCAGGCCGAGGagctgcggggccgggcgcgggAGCTGGAGGAGCGGGAGCGGCGCGAGAGCAAGAAGCTGGCGGACGAGGAGGCGCTGAGGAGGCTGCGGCAGGCCGAGGAGCAGATCGAGCACCTGCAGCGCAAGCTGGCCGCCACCAAGCAGGTGGGCGGGGCCTGGGGCGGGCGGGGNNNNNNNNNNNNNNNNNNNNNNNNNNNNNNNNNNNNNNNNNNNNNNNNNNNNNNNNNNNNNNNNNNNNNNNNNNNNNNNNNNNNNNNNNNNNNNNNNNNNTTTGGGGCTTTTGGTGTCAGTTTTGGGGGATTTTGCTGTCAATTTGGGGTTTTTGGCGTCACTTTCGGGGCTTTTTGGTGTCCCTTTGGGCGTCTCGGCGTCAGTTTGCGGGCCCCGCTGCGGCCCAGGCTCATTCCGACGAtgccccccccgcctcccccc
The nucleotide sequence above comes from Oxyura jamaicensis isolate SHBP4307 breed ruddy duck unplaced genomic scaffold, BPBGC_Ojam_1.0 oxyUn_random_OJ66594, whole genome shotgun sequence. Encoded proteins:
- the LOC118159073 gene encoding E3 ubiquitin-protein ligase BRE1B-like, with amino-acid sequence MQMSRKAQESQKEMKLLLDMYKSAPKEQRDKVQLMAAERKSKAEAEELRGRARELEERERRESKKLADEEALRRLRQAEEQIEHLQRKLAATKQVGGAWGGKAQESQKEMKLLLDMYKSAPKEQRDKVQLMAAERKSKAE